In Nitrosococcus oceani ATCC 19707, the following proteins share a genomic window:
- a CDS encoding cbb3-type cytochrome c oxidase subunit I, with amino-acid sequence MSTTTVSNKISYSEAENQGALVAVKAHLIAAFLVFLLMMLAGATLRAAQGNMAPIGADVFYQFMTVHGAGMIGIAAIAGMAVLWYFLRQYVPLSTKIFWINFGIFLTGVVIILGSVFLGKYGGAWTFLYPLPGISMGAWSTGAAAAFLLGLLIIGTGFLILLLDFGRAILSSYGSFGRALGLPQLFGKEPLNPYHPATVVAGTMVLIVDFIGIAAGAVVLVMMLVNLYNPEFKPDPLLVKNLIYFFGHVIINVAIYSAVVAIYELLPRYTGRPYKTSKVFYAAWFAIVFMVMSVYPHHLYMDFPMPKWAMIGAQILSYGSGLPVMVVTGYGALMLVYRSGIRWNTSAKLLMLSIFGWAAGGIPAVVDSMVSFNRVLHNTMWVPGHFHFYLLLGVLPMIFGFTFYLLNGANGAQEEKPPLTERLGFYSFVGGALLFVGGFLASGASGIPRRWAVHLEEWVPYAQWSTLGAVLVIVGVLLFTLRVLTVLPKAPDPALAPAH; translated from the coding sequence ATGAGTACAACAACAGTAAGCAATAAAATTAGTTATAGTGAAGCGGAGAACCAAGGTGCCCTGGTGGCGGTGAAAGCCCACCTGATTGCTGCATTTTTGGTTTTCTTATTAATGATGCTGGCGGGCGCGACGTTGCGTGCTGCCCAAGGCAACATGGCGCCAATAGGAGCGGATGTCTTTTACCAATTTATGACGGTCCATGGCGCTGGCATGATCGGTATAGCAGCAATTGCTGGAATGGCGGTGCTATGGTATTTCCTGCGTCAGTATGTGCCCTTAAGCACTAAGATATTTTGGATCAATTTTGGCATTTTCCTCACCGGTGTAGTCATTATTTTAGGGTCCGTATTTCTTGGCAAGTATGGTGGCGCCTGGACATTTTTATACCCCTTACCAGGTATTTCCATGGGTGCTTGGTCCACTGGGGCAGCCGCGGCATTTTTGCTGGGGTTGCTTATTATTGGCACCGGGTTTCTTATTCTCCTTTTAGATTTTGGTCGGGCCATTCTTTCCAGCTATGGTAGCTTTGGCCGCGCACTGGGGTTACCCCAGTTGTTTGGCAAGGAGCCGCTGAATCCCTACCATCCAGCGACCGTGGTCGCGGGAACCATGGTGCTCATCGTTGATTTTATCGGTATTGCGGCAGGAGCGGTGGTGTTGGTGATGATGCTGGTCAATCTTTATAACCCAGAATTCAAGCCCGATCCTTTGCTGGTCAAGAACTTAATTTATTTCTTTGGTCATGTGATTATCAACGTGGCAATTTATTCTGCGGTAGTGGCTATTTATGAATTACTGCCTCGTTACACCGGCCGTCCTTATAAGACCTCAAAAGTATTTTACGCTGCTTGGTTTGCCATCGTTTTCATGGTCATGAGCGTCTATCCCCATCACTTGTACATGGATTTCCCCATGCCAAAGTGGGCCATGATAGGGGCGCAGATACTTTCCTATGGCAGCGGTTTGCCTGTAATGGTGGTGACCGGTTATGGGGCACTGATGCTTGTATATCGCTCTGGGATTCGGTGGAATACCTCTGCCAAGCTGCTGATGCTTTCCATATTTGGCTGGGCTGCGGGAGGCATTCCGGCAGTTGTTGATTCCATGGTTTCCTTTAACCGGGTCTTACACAACACCATGTGGGTGCCGGGCCACTTCCACTTTTATTTGCTGCTAGGCGTGTTGCCCATGATCTTTGGTTTTACTTTCTATCTTCTTAATGGAGCCAATGGCGCTCAGGAAGAAAAACCACCTTTAACCGAACGGCTAGGATTTTACAGCTTCGTGGGAGGAGCCTTGTTGTTCGTAGGAGGATTTCTGGCTAGTGGTGCTAGCGGGATTCCCCGTCGCTGGGCAGTTCACTTAGAAGAGTGGGTTCCCTATGCGCAATGGAGTACTCTGGGCGCGGTATTAGTGATAGTGGGTGTTTTGCTATTTACCTTGCGTGTGCTTACTGTACTTCCGAAAGCTCCCGATCCTGCACTTGCACCCGCCCACTAA
- a CDS encoding DoxX family protein — protein MSMNWGMAADGLGKLILRLTLGILVLFHGINKITYGISGIEGMLQGIGLPASIAYGVYIGEILGPILLLLGWYARLGAGLIAINMLFALFLAHRPELLNLTPQGGWALELQGMFLFTALALILTGPGRFSLNNR, from the coding sequence ATGAGTATGAATTGGGGGATGGCCGCCGATGGTCTCGGTAAATTGATTTTGCGACTCACTCTGGGCATTTTGGTGCTGTTCCATGGGATCAACAAAATTACCTATGGTATTAGCGGGATCGAAGGCATGCTGCAAGGAATAGGCCTGCCAGCTTCCATCGCCTACGGGGTTTATATCGGCGAAATACTGGGTCCCATTCTTTTGTTGCTGGGTTGGTACGCTCGCCTTGGCGCTGGACTCATTGCCATTAACATGCTCTTTGCCCTTTTCCTGGCCCACCGCCCAGAACTTCTTAACCTGACTCCGCAGGGCGGCTGGGCTTTAGAACTGCAAGGAATGTTTTTATTTACTGCTCTGGCCTTAATTCTAACGGGCCCTGGCCGGTTTAGTCTCAACAATCGCTAA
- a CDS encoding R3H domain-containing nucleic acid-binding protein yields MLNADLQSLLAVLPPVLRAALQGLPSHQLLEVIMDVGRLPQARFSERAVNLATDPVSPADLERVVALVGEFSADNRAGIEGTLHRIACLRNRRGEIIGLTLRVGRAVAGTIDFIQDLIERGDNLLLLGRPGVGKTTRLREIARVLADEFGKRVVIVDTSNEIGGDGDIPHPAIGSARRMQVSHPEQQHGVMIEAVENHMPEVIIVDEIGTTSEATAARTIAERGVQLIGTAHGNTLENLVMNPTLADLVGGVQAVTLGDDEARLRRTQKTIRERKALPTFDAVVEIVNREVMIVHPDTAGAVDKLLRGLGPGGIRRSPQGEEILSPKKSPLPESTKPVSIENQTGLIRIHPYALSRDTVERVIRDLRLEARTVKNPEQADFIIALRSRAEDARLRRLLQATRLPLYVVKKNTTAQIRRLLQNVLNILHGVPRDEVDTAVSEAEAAIKQVMEEGVTAALQPRSAAIRELQHRLAVRHHLLAESVGSEPQRHLIIHPV; encoded by the coding sequence ATGCTTAACGCTGATTTACAATCCCTTCTGGCAGTTTTACCGCCAGTTTTGAGGGCTGCCTTGCAGGGGCTGCCCTCGCACCAGCTTTTGGAAGTTATCATGGATGTAGGCCGCCTTCCTCAGGCCCGGTTTTCTGAGCGAGCAGTTAATCTAGCCACGGATCCGGTGAGTCCAGCAGATTTAGAGCGAGTCGTCGCTTTGGTTGGGGAATTTAGCGCAGATAACCGGGCTGGTATTGAAGGAACTTTGCACCGCATTGCCTGTTTACGCAACCGGCGTGGAGAAATTATTGGCTTAACCCTTCGGGTAGGACGAGCTGTTGCGGGAACCATTGATTTTATCCAAGATCTCATTGAACGGGGGGACAATCTGTTGCTTCTGGGACGGCCTGGAGTGGGCAAAACCACACGCCTACGGGAGATCGCCCGGGTGTTGGCCGATGAATTTGGCAAGCGGGTGGTCATTGTCGATACTTCCAATGAAATTGGGGGCGATGGAGATATTCCCCACCCGGCTATTGGTAGCGCTCGGCGGATGCAAGTGTCTCATCCTGAGCAGCAGCATGGGGTCATGATTGAAGCGGTGGAAAATCATATGCCGGAGGTCATTATCGTAGATGAAATTGGGACTACGAGCGAAGCCACGGCAGCCCGAACTATCGCCGAGCGGGGCGTACAATTGATTGGCACCGCCCATGGCAACACGCTAGAAAATCTGGTGATGAATCCTACTTTGGCCGATTTGGTCGGGGGAGTCCAGGCTGTCACCTTAGGCGACGATGAAGCTCGACTGCGGAGAACCCAGAAAACCATTCGGGAACGTAAAGCTCTTCCTACCTTTGATGCTGTGGTAGAGATTGTCAATCGTGAGGTGATGATCGTCCATCCTGATACGGCCGGCGCAGTAGATAAATTACTCCGGGGTCTTGGCCCTGGTGGCATACGGCGTTCACCGCAGGGGGAAGAGATTCTTAGTCCCAAAAAGTCCCCTCTCCCAGAATCGACCAAGCCAGTCTCGATAGAAAACCAGACAGGGCTAATTCGCATTCATCCCTACGCCTTGAGTCGCGATACGGTAGAGCGGGTAATTCGTGATTTGCGGCTGGAAGCCCGGACAGTCAAAAATCCCGAGCAAGCTGATTTTATTATAGCGCTTCGCTCCCGGGCGGAAGATGCCCGTTTACGGCGGCTACTGCAAGCGACTCGATTGCCCCTTTACGTCGTAAAAAAGAATACTACTGCTCAAATTCGGCGTTTGCTGCAGAATGTGCTTAATATCCTTCATGGAGTGCCGAGGGACGAGGTGGATACGGCGGTGAGTGAAGCTGAAGCGGCTATTAAGCAAGTGATGGAAGAAGGTGTGACGGCTGCTTTGCAACCCCGCTCCGCAGCAATACGGGAATTGCAGCACCGCCTTGCGGTCCGCCATCATCTCTTAGCGGAGAGCGTAGGTAGCGAGCCCCAGCGTCATTTAATTATTCATCCGGTTTGA
- a CDS encoding OprO/OprP family phosphate-selective porin, which yields MGVGLAALTLAVSLPLGATEMPQTMEEMWRIIQQQQQEIEALKAKSQPLETEKAHPEISKEVPEKTKEATKTTTSTSEENAETKAQVKELEHKTGVLAEAVESLRTAMHIPEEFEYKSMYGLGPAASKVYQVGKGLSIGGYGEGRYQTFVNGDGDDNADFARLVLYTGYKFTDRIIFNSEIEFEHGTTGEGAEEKGEVSVEFAALDFFLDPRVNIRAGLVLMPMGFINLIHEPPFFFGNNRPEVERRIIPSTWREIGVGLFGELLPGLTYTMYGVNGLNAEEFSSRGIRDGRQSGSKALAEDLAFVGRMDYAPPGMPGLSFGGSAYAGNSGQDQSYGGQDLDVFTQLYEGHLQWQYRGWWLRALGAWGHIGDAEALSAAKGETIGESNFGWYTELAYNLLPLVWPETIQYLAPFFRFEQLNTIASAPAGFSDKGGINQDIYQVGINYKPIPNVVIKADYRNFVGRDGNPSAADEFNLGLGFIF from the coding sequence GTGGGAGTTGGGTTAGCCGCGCTCACACTGGCTGTAAGCTTACCCTTGGGAGCGACGGAAATGCCCCAAACCATGGAAGAAATGTGGCGGATCATTCAGCAGCAACAACAAGAAATTGAAGCGCTTAAAGCGAAATCCCAACCCCTAGAAACTGAGAAAGCTCATCCGGAAATTTCTAAAGAAGTACCCGAGAAAACTAAAGAAGCCACAAAAACAACTACCTCTACTTCTGAGGAGAATGCAGAGACAAAAGCTCAGGTTAAGGAACTGGAACACAAAACGGGTGTGCTCGCTGAAGCGGTGGAAAGTCTGCGGACCGCCATGCATATTCCAGAAGAATTCGAATATAAAAGTATGTATGGTCTAGGGCCGGCGGCTTCCAAGGTTTATCAAGTCGGTAAAGGACTATCTATTGGTGGTTATGGTGAAGGTCGCTATCAAACTTTTGTGAATGGAGATGGGGACGATAATGCCGATTTTGCCCGGCTAGTACTTTATACTGGGTATAAGTTCACCGACCGGATCATCTTTAACAGTGAGATTGAGTTTGAGCATGGGACTACCGGCGAAGGGGCTGAGGAGAAGGGCGAAGTTTCCGTCGAGTTTGCAGCGCTTGATTTCTTTCTTGATCCGAGAGTTAATATTCGTGCCGGTTTGGTGTTGATGCCCATGGGGTTTATCAACCTCATCCATGAACCGCCTTTCTTTTTCGGAAATAACCGTCCTGAGGTTGAGCGGCGAATTATTCCCAGCACCTGGCGCGAGATTGGCGTGGGCCTTTTTGGCGAGCTGCTGCCAGGGTTAACCTATACCATGTACGGAGTGAATGGACTGAACGCTGAAGAATTCAGCTCCAGGGGTATTCGCGATGGTCGCCAAAGTGGCAGTAAAGCTTTAGCGGAAGATTTAGCTTTTGTGGGCCGCATGGATTATGCGCCTCCCGGAATGCCTGGACTTTCCTTTGGGGGCTCCGCCTATGCGGGTAACTCTGGCCAAGATCAAAGCTATGGGGGGCAAGATCTGGATGTCTTTACTCAGCTCTATGAGGGCCACCTCCAGTGGCAATACCGAGGCTGGTGGTTACGGGCTCTGGGGGCCTGGGGGCATATCGGTGATGCCGAAGCGCTTAGTGCCGCCAAGGGGGAAACCATCGGCGAGAGCAATTTTGGTTGGTACACGGAGCTGGCTTATAACTTGTTACCGTTAGTGTGGCCGGAAACCATCCAGTATCTGGCCCCTTTCTTCCGTTTTGAGCAACTGAATACTATTGCCAGCGCTCCGGCGGGATTTTCGGATAAAGGCGGTATCAATCAGGATATCTACCAGGTAGGTATCAACTATAAACCTATTCCCAATGTGGTTATTAAGGCGGATTATCGTAACTTCGTAGGTAGAGATGGCAACCCTTCTGCTGCCGATGAGTTTAATCTGGGGCTTGGGTTTATCTTTTAA
- a CDS encoding cytochrome c oxidase subunit II, with the protein MQSIASYITLLGTVLLIGVFYFVISNSKLQEEYSSFSKKWYSFRGKWFIFLIILGTALTLGTLIPFPIPSQAKVYSSDDYQQVDVSGHQWYWTMSTDTVVAGKPVEFRVIGADVNHGFGVYNEDLELVAQVQAMPDYTNKLIHTFDEPGKYRIFCLEYCGLAHHVMMSELKVEAAN; encoded by the coding sequence ATGCAATCAATTGCTTCGTATATAACACTCCTCGGCACAGTGTTGCTCATTGGGGTGTTTTATTTTGTTATTAGTAATTCTAAGCTCCAGGAGGAGTATTCGTCTTTTAGTAAAAAATGGTATAGCTTTCGCGGTAAGTGGTTTATATTCCTAATTATTTTAGGGACTGCGTTAACTTTGGGAACACTCATTCCCTTTCCCATCCCCTCTCAAGCCAAGGTTTATTCCAGTGATGATTATCAGCAAGTCGATGTGAGTGGACATCAGTGGTATTGGACGATGAGTACTGATACCGTCGTTGCGGGTAAGCCTGTGGAATTCCGGGTTATTGGGGCTGATGTTAACCATGGTTTTGGGGTCTATAATGAAGATTTAGAACTCGTCGCCCAAGTTCAGGCAATGCCTGATTATACTAACAAGTTAATTCATACATTTGATGAACCCGGAAAATACCGCATTTTTTGCCTAGAATATTGCGGCTTGGCGCACCATGTCATGATGAGTGAATTAAAGGTGGAAGCTGCCAACTAG
- a CDS encoding STAS domain-containing protein, giving the protein MNLHTEKTNGAVVLYIKEKRLDAHNSGELKDRMLELGEGGKVYLIVDLEEVRFIDSSGLGALLSGHKNTTLRNGSFKLCGLQSQVQSMFELTRLHRVFDIYPSVQEALGNN; this is encoded by the coding sequence ATGAATCTACACACGGAAAAAACCAACGGGGCCGTGGTCCTCTACATCAAGGAAAAACGCCTCGATGCCCACAACTCGGGGGAATTAAAGGATCGAATGTTAGAGTTAGGGGAAGGCGGAAAAGTCTATCTGATCGTGGATTTAGAAGAGGTCCGGTTTATTGACAGCTCTGGTCTTGGTGCATTGCTATCGGGGCATAAAAATACAACCCTTCGGAATGGAAGCTTTAAATTGTGTGGCCTTCAATCCCAAGTACAATCAATGTTCGAGCTTACCCGCTTGCACCGGGTCTTTGATATCTATCCTTCCGTTCAGGAAGCCCTCGGCAACAACTAA
- a CDS encoding ATP-binding protein, with the protein MCNGDIQLEIRIPNKTCYLGFIGEIGEKVANELARYTGDRTALAYHLNLALTEALVNAIEHGNTDDPDQTVRVSIQVLPDQLCIEVYDHGQGFDLDQVGAPDLEYPRERGRGIFLIKSIMDSVNYQKINGGNVLEMRKKLD; encoded by the coding sequence ATGTGTAACGGAGATATTCAACTAGAAATTAGGATTCCCAATAAAACCTGTTATCTTGGTTTTATTGGAGAAATCGGCGAAAAAGTCGCTAACGAGCTAGCTCGCTATACCGGTGACCGCACGGCGCTCGCCTACCATCTAAACTTGGCTCTTACCGAAGCCTTAGTCAATGCGATTGAGCACGGAAACACAGATGATCCGGATCAAACCGTCCGGGTATCAATTCAAGTTTTACCTGATCAATTATGCATTGAGGTCTACGATCATGGACAAGGCTTTGATCTGGACCAGGTGGGGGCACCCGACCTAGAATATCCTAGGGAACGAGGACGGGGCATTTTTTTAATCAAGTCTATTATGGATTCAGTAAATTACCAGAAAATTAACGGTGGCAATGTATTAGAAATGAGGAAAAAACTCGATTGA
- a CDS encoding FMN-binding protein has translation MIAVLVAGNAIGTIYYGKKEALELAFGKGAQVEILSLFLTDSQVEEIEQLARAKLESKLFTFYVGRNEGELLGYAAIESHTVRTKPETLLIILTSRGELDKIYTLAFHEPPEYQPPQRWFAQLYHRQITELNLNYGIQGITGATLSSRAAVSSARKVLAIYQVVIKEKY, from the coding sequence ATGATAGCAGTCCTCGTAGCGGGAAACGCTATTGGTACTATTTATTACGGTAAAAAAGAGGCGTTGGAACTGGCTTTTGGCAAAGGAGCCCAAGTCGAGATATTGTCTCTATTTCTGACTGATTCCCAAGTAGAAGAAATCGAGCAGCTTGCCCGGGCTAAACTGGAATCTAAACTGTTTACCTTTTATGTGGGGCGAAATGAAGGCGAGCTCCTTGGCTATGCAGCGATTGAGTCCCATACGGTACGTACTAAGCCGGAAACCTTGTTGATTATTCTTACCTCTAGGGGCGAGCTGGATAAAATTTACACCCTTGCTTTCCATGAGCCTCCGGAATATCAGCCGCCGCAACGTTGGTTTGCGCAGCTTTATCACCGCCAAATCACTGAGCTTAATCTTAATTACGGAATCCAGGGTATCACTGGCGCTACCCTAAGTTCGCGGGCGGCGGTGAGCAGCGCCCGTAAAGTGCTGGCCATTTATCAAGTTGTTATTAAAGAGAAATATTGA